One region of Priestia megaterium genomic DNA includes:
- a CDS encoding trans-sulfuration enzyme family protein, which produces MKIETLLVRSGVGRDPSTGSITTPIYQASTFAHPALGQSTGFDYARTANPTRTALEEAIAALEKGEVGVAFASGMAGVMSVLALFKNGDHLIVSEDLYGGTYRVLNEIFSEQGITVSYVNTAHLEQVKDALRPNTKALFIETPTNPMMHVTDLPEAIALAKQHDLLTIIDNTFMSPYYQRPLELGADIVIHSASKYIGGHNDVVAGLVVARCSSLGEKIRFYQNAAGAILGPQDSWLLLRGIKTLALRMEKHNENALKIANWLTAHDLVEKVYYPGLETHPGYEIMKKQATGFGGMISFAVSHPDIVSVLLENVKVITFAESLGGVESLMTFPARQTHADIPEEIRNRVGVTNCLLRLSVGIEHADDLIKDLKEAFDAYQQ; this is translated from the coding sequence ATGAAAATTGAAACTTTATTAGTTCGTTCAGGAGTAGGTCGTGACCCTTCAACAGGTTCTATTACAACACCCATTTACCAAGCATCAACATTTGCTCATCCTGCTTTAGGGCAAAGTACAGGATTTGACTATGCACGTACGGCAAATCCTACTCGTACGGCATTGGAAGAAGCAATTGCTGCTTTAGAAAAAGGCGAAGTAGGAGTAGCATTCGCTTCAGGAATGGCGGGTGTAATGTCAGTTTTAGCGCTATTTAAAAACGGAGATCATTTAATTGTATCAGAGGATTTATACGGAGGAACGTACCGAGTACTAAATGAAATCTTTTCAGAGCAAGGAATTACTGTTTCGTACGTCAACACAGCCCATCTCGAGCAAGTAAAAGATGCGCTTCGTCCCAACACGAAAGCTTTATTCATTGAAACACCTACAAATCCAATGATGCACGTGACTGATTTGCCAGAAGCAATTGCGTTAGCTAAACAGCATGATTTGCTTACTATCATTGACAATACATTCATGTCCCCTTACTATCAGCGTCCTTTAGAGCTTGGAGCAGATATTGTGATACATAGTGCAAGCAAATACATTGGGGGTCATAATGATGTAGTTGCTGGTCTTGTAGTCGCTCGATGTAGTAGCTTAGGAGAAAAAATTCGTTTTTATCAAAATGCAGCTGGGGCAATCTTAGGTCCACAAGATAGCTGGCTGTTATTGCGCGGTATTAAGACGCTAGCGCTTCGTATGGAAAAACATAACGAAAACGCACTGAAAATTGCAAATTGGCTTACTGCTCATGATCTCGTGGAAAAAGTGTATTACCCTGGTCTTGAAACACATCCGGGCTATGAAATCATGAAGAAACAAGCAACTGGATTTGGAGGCATGATTTCTTTTGCTGTCTCACACCCTGACATCGTGTCAGTACTTTTAGAAAATGTTAAAGTTATTACATTTGCAGAAAGCTTAGGAGGCGTGGAAAGTTTAATGACATTCCCAGCTCGTCAAACACACGCTGACATTCCGGAGGAAATTCGAAATCGTGTCGGAGTAACAAACTGTTTACTTCGATTATCAGTTGGAATTGAGCACGCAGATGATTTAATTAAAGATTTGAAGGAGGCATTTGATGCATACCAACAATAA
- a CDS encoding trans-sulfuration enzyme family protein, which produces MHTNNNKHRFGTNLIHANTGIDGHFGAVNVPIYQVSTFNQEDETNNGRYDYSRSGNPTREALENTIAQLENGYAGFAFSSGMAAISSVLSIFESGDEILVSHDTYGGTYRVLTRLFSKFGIKTTFVDTTKVEKVEEAITKDTKAIYIESPSNPFLQVTDIKAVASLAKEHNLLTIVDNTFLTPYLQQPIDLGVNIVIHSATKYISGHSDVIGGLVVVSDEKLAEEVKFVQNAFGAILGPQDCFLLLRGIKTLKVRLDQQLKTALQFAKWLEEQSLVSRVYYPGLKSHPDHKLISEQANGYGAMISFQVQDEKVARHILQGVKLASIGVSLGAVESILTHPATMSHASIPKEVREEKGITDSLLRLSVGLEEFEDLKQDFNAVFQSLEEKALIK; this is translated from the coding sequence ATGCATACCAACAATAATAAACATAGATTTGGTACGAACTTAATTCATGCAAATACAGGAATTGACGGTCATTTTGGAGCGGTTAACGTACCTATTTATCAAGTATCTACATTTAACCAAGAAGATGAGACGAACAACGGCCGCTATGACTATTCTCGTTCAGGAAACCCAACGCGTGAGGCTTTAGAAAACACTATTGCTCAGCTAGAAAATGGATACGCTGGTTTTGCTTTTTCATCAGGTATGGCTGCTATTTCATCGGTGTTATCTATTTTTGAATCAGGGGATGAAATTTTAGTTTCACACGATACGTACGGCGGGACATATCGTGTATTAACACGATTATTTTCAAAGTTTGGTATCAAAACAACTTTTGTTGATACAACGAAGGTTGAGAAAGTAGAAGAAGCTATCACAAAAGATACGAAGGCTATCTATATCGAAAGCCCTTCAAATCCATTTTTACAGGTAACGGATATTAAAGCAGTAGCAAGTTTGGCGAAGGAGCACAATCTCCTTACAATTGTGGATAACACGTTTTTAACACCTTATCTACAGCAGCCGATTGACCTTGGTGTAAATATTGTCATTCATAGTGCTACAAAATATATCAGCGGCCACAGTGACGTCATTGGCGGTTTAGTTGTAGTAAGCGATGAAAAGCTAGCGGAAGAAGTAAAGTTTGTACAAAATGCTTTTGGTGCTATCTTGGGGCCACAGGATTGTTTTTTACTGCTTCGAGGCATTAAGACATTAAAAGTTCGTTTAGATCAGCAGTTAAAAACAGCGCTGCAGTTTGCAAAGTGGCTTGAAGAACAATCTCTAGTGAGCCGTGTATACTACCCAGGCTTAAAAAGTCATCCGGACCACAAACTCATTTCAGAACAAGCAAATGGATACGGAGCTATGATTTCTTTCCAAGTGCAGGATGAAAAAGTAGCACGACATATTTTACAAGGAGTCAAATTAGCTTCAATTGGCGTTAGTCTAGGTGCAGTTGAATCCATTCTCACGCATCCTGCAACAATGTCTCATGCAAGTATCCCAAAAGAAGTACGTGAAGAAAAAGGAATTACTGATTCACTTCTTCGCCTTTCAGTAGGGTTAGAGGAATTCGAGGATTTGAAGCAAGACTTTAACGCTGTTTTTCAAAGCTTAGAAGAAAAAGCGTTAATTAAATAA
- a CDS encoding SIMPL domain-containing protein — translation MQHSYFPYEPTQPLRVDTQNREIKVTGEGTASAIPNEISMTIGTRTENRDVQEALKENSAVSNTLLQEMKKLGINDQQIETASFTINPKYDYSDGKSTLTGYEVQHLFRVRVQDVKQAGDVYNATFSSGANVAQDLQFHVTNDDKYEQEAISKALLNAKEKAFTIANTLQLPINQIPILIEEGPVYQSSGSSPKLLAASPPIQAQSLTVSASVKVTYTY, via the coding sequence ATGCAACATTCTTATTTCCCTTACGAACCTACACAGCCACTGCGCGTAGATACACAAAATAGAGAAATTAAAGTAACTGGTGAAGGAACTGCTTCAGCCATTCCAAATGAAATTTCCATGACGATTGGAACGCGCACGGAAAACCGAGACGTTCAAGAAGCCTTAAAAGAAAATTCAGCTGTTTCAAATACTCTGCTGCAAGAGATGAAAAAACTTGGAATCAACGACCAGCAAATTGAAACAGCTTCATTCACTATAAATCCTAAATATGATTACAGCGATGGAAAATCGACTCTTACGGGATACGAAGTACAGCATTTGTTTAGAGTAAGAGTACAAGATGTAAAACAAGCTGGCGATGTTTATAACGCTACGTTTTCAAGCGGAGCCAACGTAGCGCAAGATCTTCAATTTCACGTTACAAATGATGATAAATATGAACAAGAAGCGATAAGTAAAGCTTTGCTTAACGCTAAAGAAAAGGCCTTTACCATTGCCAACACGCTGCAGCTCCCTATTAACCAAATCCCCATTTTAATCGAAGAAGGCCCCGTCTATCAGTCATCTGGCTCCTCGCCTAAGTTATTAGCAGCCTCTCCCCCTATCCAAGCTCAGTCCTTGACTGTATCCGCTTCTGTAAAAGTTACGTACACGTATTAA
- the putP gene encoding sodium/proline symporter PutP, which yields MDIGVYISLGIYFVGMLGIGWYAYTKTTQDVSGYMLGGRGLGPAVTALSAGASDMSGWMLMGLPGSMYVTGLSSLWLAVGLSIGAYLNYLILAPRLRTYTEVANDSITIPDFFENRFGDHAKVLRTVSAIVIFIFFTLYTSAGMVSGGRLFESAFGLNYQIGLFVTAAVVIAYTLFGGFLAVSLTDFVQGVIMFIALVLVPIVAFTDLGGVGTTMDIVKNIDPTYLDLFKGTTVVGIISFLAWGLGYFGQPHIIVRFMAISSIKELKPARRIGMSWMILSIIGAMLTGLVGIAYVDQTGMKLGDPETIFIKFADVLFNPLITGFLYAALLAAIMSTISSQLLVTASSVTEDFYKTFFRRKASDKELVTVGRAAVLGVAIIGILLSLKPSDTILGLVGYAWAGFGSAFGPAILLSLYWKRMTRWGALAGMIVGAATVLIWVNTPLKDALYEMIPGFFLSLLAVIVVSLLTKKPSEAVEDQFRNMESVLEQHTK from the coding sequence GTGGATATTGGTGTTTATATTTCACTGGGCATTTATTTTGTAGGAATGCTCGGAATAGGATGGTATGCCTACACAAAAACAACTCAAGACGTATCGGGTTACATGCTAGGCGGACGCGGACTAGGTCCGGCTGTTACTGCGCTTTCAGCAGGTGCTTCAGATATGAGCGGATGGATGTTAATGGGCCTTCCTGGATCCATGTACGTGACAGGTCTTTCAAGTTTATGGCTTGCAGTAGGTTTATCTATTGGTGCTTATTTAAATTATTTAATCCTCGCTCCGCGTCTTCGCACTTATACGGAAGTAGCGAATGACTCCATTACAATTCCGGACTTTTTTGAAAATCGCTTTGGGGACCATGCCAAGGTTCTTCGAACAGTATCAGCGATTGTTATCTTTATTTTCTTCACTCTTTACACTTCAGCTGGTATGGTATCAGGCGGAAGATTATTCGAATCGGCATTTGGTTTAAATTACCAAATAGGACTATTTGTAACGGCTGCTGTCGTTATTGCCTATACTCTGTTCGGCGGTTTCTTAGCCGTTAGTTTAACAGATTTTGTGCAAGGCGTTATTATGTTCATTGCCCTTGTTTTAGTGCCTATTGTAGCCTTTACTGACTTAGGCGGCGTTGGAACAACAATGGATATTGTAAAAAATATCGATCCAACTTACCTTGATTTATTTAAAGGTACAACCGTAGTAGGGATTATTTCTTTTTTAGCCTGGGGACTTGGCTATTTTGGTCAACCTCATATTATCGTTCGCTTTATGGCGATCTCTTCTATTAAAGAATTAAAGCCTGCCCGTCGTATCGGTATGAGCTGGATGATCCTATCAATCATTGGCGCTATGTTAACGGGTCTTGTTGGAATTGCTTATGTGGATCAAACTGGGATGAAACTTGGGGATCCTGAAACAATCTTTATTAAATTTGCTGATGTTTTATTTAATCCATTAATTACTGGATTTTTATATGCAGCTTTATTGGCAGCGATTATGAGTACTATTTCTTCTCAGCTGCTTGTAACGGCAAGCTCTGTTACAGAAGATTTTTATAAAACATTTTTCCGACGTAAAGCCTCTGACAAAGAGCTTGTAACAGTCGGAAGAGCTGCGGTTTTAGGTGTTGCAATTATTGGTATTTTGCTTTCTTTAAAGCCTAGTGATACGATTTTAGGACTTGTCGGATACGCATGGGCTGGATTTGGTTCTGCATTTGGCCCGGCCATTTTACTAAGTCTTTACTGGAAGCGTATGACTAGATGGGGAGCCCTTGCAGGAATGATTGTAGGTGCAGCTACAGTATTAATTTGGGTAAATACTCCATTGAAAGATGCCCTTTACGAAATGATTCCTGGATTTTTCTTAAGCTTGCTGGCTGTTATTGTAGTAAGTCTGTTAACAAAAAAGCCTTCAGAAGCTGTAGAAGATCAATTTAGAAACATGGAAAGCGTATTAGAACAGCATACAAAATAG
- a CDS encoding YhcN/YlaJ family sporulation lipoprotein, giving the protein MKKSFLFVVGCMTTLSLFGCSTADQGKDGVIDDNTVRNVTYENGNNKTKMNDVNNTQDVQRNEKEQYNQSGGMRVADVAADRIVALKNVKDANVIVTDHTAYVAAVLDDNKEGNLTKDMEHKIAHEVRKADGSVHRVFVSTNPDFVNRMNGYVDKLQTGKPVSGLFDEFSEVVRRVFPNSR; this is encoded by the coding sequence ATGAAGAAATCGTTTTTGTTTGTTGTAGGCTGCATGACGACCCTTTCTTTATTCGGCTGCAGCACAGCAGATCAAGGTAAAGATGGCGTCATTGACGATAATACAGTCCGCAACGTCACATATGAAAATGGAAACAATAAAACGAAAATGAATGACGTAAATAATACGCAAGACGTACAGCGTAATGAGAAAGAACAGTACAATCAGTCCGGCGGAATGAGAGTAGCCGATGTGGCAGCTGATCGTATCGTAGCGTTAAAAAATGTAAAAGATGCTAACGTAATCGTAACCGACCATACAGCTTATGTAGCAGCTGTATTAGACGATAACAAAGAAGGCAATCTCACAAAAGATATGGAGCATAAGATCGCACACGAAGTACGAAAAGCCGACGGCAGTGTTCATCGAGTGTTTGTATCAACAAACCCCGACTTTGTAAACCGTATGAATGGATATGTAGACAAGCTTCAAACGGGTAAACCAGTCTCTGGACTGTTTGACGAGTTTTCAGAAGTTGTTCGCCGCGTGTTTCCAAATTCACGCTAA
- a CDS encoding cold-shock protein, giving the protein MATTGTVKWFNSEKGFGFIEVPGENDVFVHFSAIQSEGFKTLEEGQKVEFEIVEGQRGPQAENVVKL; this is encoded by the coding sequence ATGGCTACTACAGGTACAGTAAAATGGTTTAACAGTGAAAAAGGCTTCGGTTTTATCGAAGTACCAGGCGAAAATGATGTATTTGTTCATTTTTCAGCTATCCAATCTGAAGGCTTCAAAACATTAGAAGAAGGCCAAAAAGTTGAATTTGAAATCGTTGAAGGCCAACGTGGACCTCAAGCGGAGAATGTTGTAAAATTATAA
- a CDS encoding DUF6509 family protein — MFTIKEYTAEQLQDPFGLLLGERYEFHLYIEVEEEDELYTGSDLALRVVYIKGEDNTSIAQTHFYEVSTNKVLDFDLEEEEEAAVKEFCGKHLPSEEGTDKEE; from the coding sequence ATGTTTACAATTAAAGAATATACAGCTGAACAATTGCAGGATCCATTTGGTCTCCTTCTAGGTGAACGCTATGAATTTCATTTATACATTGAGGTAGAAGAAGAGGATGAATTATATACCGGCAGCGACCTAGCACTACGCGTAGTGTATATTAAAGGCGAAGATAACACTTCTATTGCCCAGACTCATTTCTACGAAGTTTCAACAAATAAAGTATTAGACTTCGACCTAGAAGAAGAGGAAGAAGCAGCTGTCAAAGAGTTTTGCGGGAAGCATTTACCTTCAGAGGAAGGGACAGATAAAGAGGAATAA
- a CDS encoding sensor domain-containing diguanylate cyclase, translating to MSFLLSLLPFSFLKKFRFPSGREVNEDKMFDKTNAEMLQQRVKLVSLALVISYPLYIYIGFSLLQHAGTSQFRHTLIGIHFTSFALSSLYLFFYYFSKRKERFANYLSTMVYGYIFYYVFAAALSTINSQLFTGRVDVYMMLLISTAVLCPMKLKHLCIIFIPNHLFLLYGLSRYVPDSFSLISKQINTTAAVAIALLISYILYTYRHKEYMNHLQLKESEHNFFTLFKINPYPLLLTRLSDHKVLLINNKAIHFYNLASQDLDQLDGFIIYPTDEDREEILKRLQQEKHVKNYILEAREHGDSKWVMINYELLEYQSESCILAGITDITDLKAVEHELNLHASTDMLTGILNRRSGMEKLQLELLRAKTNDTSFVLCFIDINSLKLVNDQYGHREGDWLIKTIAESISGYISKDDTLFRYGGDEFLLIAPEQTEEYVHELWQNINNQLEDKKKECKKPYALSASYGFIICAPSDDTNLDTLIQKADAAMYKQKHTRVSSIFK from the coding sequence ATGTCATTTCTTCTTTCGCTTTTACCTTTCTCCTTTCTGAAGAAATTTCGTTTCCCTTCAGGAAGAGAAGTTAATGAAGATAAAATGTTCGATAAAACGAATGCAGAAATGCTTCAACAAAGAGTCAAGCTAGTTTCACTTGCTCTTGTCATTTCCTACCCTCTTTATATTTATATAGGGTTTTCTTTACTTCAACATGCGGGGACATCTCAGTTTAGACATACACTAATTGGTATTCATTTCACTAGTTTCGCTCTCTCTTCTCTTTATTTATTCTTCTATTATTTTAGTAAAAGAAAAGAGCGATTTGCTAACTACTTAAGCACCATGGTATATGGCTATATATTTTATTACGTATTTGCTGCAGCACTTTCTACTATTAACAGTCAGCTTTTCACAGGTCGCGTAGACGTCTATATGATGCTTTTGATTTCCACAGCTGTTTTATGTCCTATGAAATTAAAACATCTGTGCATTATTTTTATTCCTAACCATCTTTTTTTACTATATGGCTTATCACGATATGTACCGGATTCTTTTTCTCTTATTTCAAAGCAGATCAATACAACTGCAGCAGTTGCTATCGCTTTGCTTATCTCATATATTCTCTATACATACCGTCACAAAGAATATATGAATCATTTACAGCTAAAAGAAAGCGAACATAATTTTTTTACGCTGTTCAAAATTAATCCCTATCCTTTACTATTAACGAGATTATCCGACCACAAAGTGCTGCTCATTAACAATAAAGCTATTCATTTTTACAATCTTGCTTCTCAAGATCTTGATCAACTAGACGGATTTATAATCTACCCTACTGATGAAGATCGAGAGGAGATTTTAAAACGTCTTCAACAAGAAAAGCATGTAAAAAACTACATCCTAGAAGCACGTGAACATGGAGATTCTAAGTGGGTTATGATCAATTATGAATTACTAGAGTATCAAAGCGAAAGCTGCATACTCGCAGGTATTACCGATATAACCGATTTAAAAGCGGTTGAGCATGAATTGAACTTGCACGCTTCAACTGATATGCTAACCGGAATTTTAAATCGAAGAAGCGGAATGGAAAAACTGCAGCTGGAACTGCTGAGAGCTAAAACCAATGATACATCTTTTGTATTATGTTTTATCGATATTAATTCCTTAAAACTAGTAAATGATCAATACGGTCATAGAGAAGGCGACTGGCTTATTAAAACAATAGCAGAATCAATTAGTGGTTATATTAGCAAGGATGATACGCTCTTTCGCTACGGAGGTGATGAGTTTTTATTAATTGCTCCTGAACAAACGGAAGAATACGTACACGAGCTGTGGCAAAATATTAATAATCAGCTAGAAGATAAAAAGAAAGAATGTAAGAAGCCATATGCACTGTCTGCGAGTTACGGGTTTATTATATGTGCGCCTTCAGACGACACCAATCTAGATACATTAATTCAAAAAGCAGATGCTGCCATGTATAAGCAAAAACATACGCGCGTTTCTTCCATCTTTAAGTAA
- a CDS encoding DEAD/DEAH box helicase, translating to MRIRKNLQEVIDILQTNPSYQQNIVHWHTIEEKEAKTAPFPASLHTKLREALEKRGIGSLYTHQKTAFDLATAKKNVVAVTPTASGKTLCYNLPVLQSIMENDQARALYLFPTKALAQDQKSELNEIIEEMEVPINSYTYDGDTPANIRQKVRKAGHIVITNPDMLHSAILPHHTKWVSLFENLKYIVIDELHTYRGVFGSHVANVIRRLKRICRYYGSDPIFICTSATIANPRELAEHLTGAHVMLVDNNGAPSGRKHFIFYNPPIVNKPLNIRRSATLEVRNIAGEFLKNKIQTIVFARSRVRVEIILTYLQELVKNQLQHKSIQGYRGGYLPKQRREIERGLREGSIYGVVSTNALELGVDIGQLQVCVMTGYPGTVASAWQQAGRAGRRHGEAVIVMVASSSPLDQYMIQHPDYFFSRNPETARINPDNLVILVDHLKCASYELPFKQGETFDGVEIEDVLEFLQEERVIHFSGDKWYWMNDSFPAHNISLRSASQENVVIIDQSDVANVKVIGEMDRFSAMTLLHDEAIYLHQGIQYQVEYLDWDEKKAYVREVDVDYFTDANLAVNLKVLEADKERLEGTYSISYGDVMVSAMATIFKKIKFETHENIGSGPISLPEEELHTNAVWLSFEKEQFHESEERLEQALISVANAIQSIAPLMVMCDPSDLHVVPQIKAVHNEQPTIFLYDRYPGGIGLSDKVYEQMNDVLSQTNQLIVNCSCESGCPSCIGMEAQGEHAKSDALVLLQQLQSR from the coding sequence ATGAGAATACGAAAAAACTTACAAGAAGTAATAGATATCTTGCAAACGAATCCATCGTATCAGCAAAATATTGTTCATTGGCATACAATCGAAGAGAAAGAAGCTAAAACTGCGCCATTTCCAGCTTCTTTGCATACGAAACTGCGGGAAGCACTTGAAAAACGAGGAATTGGTTCGCTTTATACGCATCAAAAAACAGCGTTTGATTTGGCGACAGCTAAGAAGAATGTTGTGGCCGTTACGCCAACAGCCTCGGGGAAAACACTGTGCTACAACTTGCCGGTACTGCAAAGTATTATGGAAAACGATCAAGCTCGAGCTCTTTATTTGTTCCCAACAAAAGCGCTTGCCCAAGATCAAAAAAGTGAATTAAATGAAATCATTGAAGAAATGGAAGTGCCAATCAATAGCTACACGTATGATGGAGATACTCCGGCAAATATCCGCCAAAAGGTGAGAAAAGCAGGGCATATCGTTATTACGAATCCGGATATGCTTCATTCAGCTATTTTACCTCATCATACAAAATGGGTATCACTGTTTGAGAATCTGAAATACATTGTGATTGATGAACTTCATACGTACCGCGGTGTTTTTGGAAGCCACGTAGCCAACGTTATCCGCCGGTTAAAGCGAATTTGCCGCTACTATGGAAGCGATCCTATCTTTATTTGTACATCAGCGACCATCGCTAATCCAAGAGAACTCGCTGAACATTTAACGGGAGCTCATGTTATGTTAGTAGATAACAACGGAGCGCCTAGCGGCCGCAAACATTTTATTTTTTATAACCCGCCTATTGTGAATAAACCTTTAAACATTAGAAGAAGTGCTACGCTTGAAGTGCGAAATATTGCAGGAGAGTTTTTGAAAAATAAAATTCAAACGATTGTATTTGCACGAAGCCGAGTACGAGTGGAAATTATTTTAACGTATCTGCAGGAGCTCGTAAAAAACCAGCTTCAACATAAGTCTATTCAAGGGTATCGAGGAGGATATTTGCCGAAGCAGCGACGCGAAATAGAAAGAGGACTTCGAGAGGGAAGTATTTACGGGGTAGTCAGTACGAATGCTTTAGAGCTAGGAGTGGATATCGGGCAGCTGCAGGTGTGTGTAATGACAGGTTATCCAGGCACGGTTGCAAGCGCTTGGCAACAAGCAGGACGAGCAGGAAGACGTCATGGAGAAGCCGTCATTGTGATGGTCGCAAGTTCAAGTCCGCTTGATCAGTATATGATTCAGCATCCGGATTACTTTTTTAGCAGAAATCCAGAAACAGCTCGAATTAATCCTGATAATCTTGTTATTTTAGTCGATCATTTAAAATGTGCGTCCTATGAGCTGCCGTTTAAGCAGGGAGAAACATTTGATGGGGTAGAAATTGAAGACGTGCTGGAGTTTTTGCAAGAAGAACGAGTGATTCATTTTAGCGGAGATAAATGGTACTGGATGAATGATTCCTTCCCAGCTCATAATATCAGTCTGCGCTCTGCATCCCAAGAAAATGTTGTCATCATTGATCAATCGGACGTTGCAAATGTGAAAGTAATTGGAGAAATGGATCGCTTTAGTGCTATGACGCTTCTTCATGATGAGGCGATTTACTTGCATCAAGGCATTCAGTATCAAGTAGAATACTTGGACTGGGATGAGAAAAAAGCGTATGTTCGTGAAGTCGATGTAGATTATTTTACCGATGCAAACTTGGCGGTTAACTTGAAGGTTCTAGAAGCTGATAAAGAACGACTGGAAGGGACATATTCAATCAGTTATGGCGATGTAATGGTCAGCGCCATGGCGACGATATTTAAAAAAATAAAGTTTGAGACGCATGAAAACATAGGGTCAGGTCCCATTTCACTTCCGGAAGAAGAGCTTCATACAAATGCCGTGTGGCTAAGCTTTGAAAAAGAACAGTTTCACGAATCTGAAGAACGATTGGAACAAGCTCTTATTTCCGTGGCAAATGCCATTCAGTCAATTGCACCGCTTATGGTGATGTGCGATCCTTCTGATTTACATGTAGTGCCTCAGATAAAAGCGGTGCACAATGAACAGCCCACTATCTTCTTATATGACCGATACCCGGGAGGCATTGGCCTAAGCGATAAAGTATACGAACAAATGAATGATGTGCTAAGTCAAACTAATCAATTAATTGTAAATTGTTCTTGCGAAAGCGGCTGTCCGTCCTGTATTGGTATGGAAGCACAGGGAGAACACGCGAAAAGCGATGCGCTCGTACTGCTACAACAACTGCAAAGTAGGTGA
- a CDS encoding ribonuclease H-like domain-containing protein, giving the protein MSFKNKLNRMKKHLHVTEAKPPVESTPQRSKGASIPYEQEWKGNHAAPYFAEDSYCMIREVVYPLDYKHGHYEFNELKKVVEVWNQSTVAHPLSSKGHTYSDLFFFDTETTGLSTGTGTTIFLLGYARVLKDSVVFRQHILTEPSGEVAFYESFLKEVDYTTLVTYNGKSFDWPHVKTRHTLLRDHLPKLPKFGHFDLLHASRRLWKHKMGSVKLANVEKEILGIERVDDIPGFLAPMIYFDFIETKNPRGLFDIMKHNEHDILSLITLYIHLSKHLLTSEEFTEKETYEVARWYEQLGEDKHAFSLYQGVAEKEKEEHEKAQLAMAYHYKKEKSWKEAVDMFEPLVQTCEGDVAIEALVELAKIYEHRLKDVHQALLYTELASEKWNQLRGMTKKTSKEALEKRLLRLKNKSAKG; this is encoded by the coding sequence GTGTCTTTTAAAAATAAATTAAACCGTATGAAAAAGCATCTTCATGTTACAGAAGCGAAGCCTCCGGTTGAAAGTACCCCCCAGCGATCTAAGGGCGCGTCTATTCCCTATGAGCAGGAATGGAAGGGAAATCATGCTGCGCCTTACTTTGCCGAAGACAGCTACTGTATGATCAGAGAAGTGGTTTACCCGCTCGACTACAAGCATGGACATTATGAATTTAATGAGCTGAAAAAAGTAGTGGAAGTATGGAATCAGTCTACAGTTGCTCATCCGCTTTCATCAAAAGGCCACACATATTCAGATTTGTTTTTCTTTGATACGGAAACGACGGGGCTTAGTACAGGTACGGGAACGACTATCTTTTTGCTAGGATACGCAAGGGTGTTAAAAGATTCCGTCGTTTTTCGTCAGCATATATTAACCGAGCCAAGTGGAGAAGTAGCATTTTATGAAAGTTTTTTAAAAGAAGTAGACTACACGACGCTTGTGACTTATAATGGTAAATCTTTCGATTGGCCTCACGTCAAGACTCGCCATACGCTATTGAGAGATCATTTGCCCAAGCTGCCTAAGTTCGGTCACTTTGATTTACTGCATGCGTCAAGAAGGCTGTGGAAACATAAAATGGGTTCGGTTAAGCTTGCGAATGTCGAAAAAGAAATACTTGGAATTGAACGAGTTGATGATATTCCCGGTTTCTTAGCTCCCATGATTTATTTTGATTTTATTGAAACGAAAAATCCAAGAGGCTTATTCGACATTATGAAACATAATGAACATGATATTTTATCGCTTATTACCTTATACATTCATTTATCAAAACATCTCCTTACTAGTGAGGAGTTTACAGAAAAAGAAACATATGAAGTGGCAAGGTGGTATGAGCAGTTGGGGGAGGACAAGCACGCTTTCTCTCTTTATCAAGGCGTAGCGGAAAAAGAAAAAGAAGAGCATGAAAAAGCTCAGCTAGCGATGGCTTATCATTATAAAAAAGAGAAGAGTTGGAAAGAGGCAGTGGACATGTTTGAACCCTTGGTTCAAACATGTGAAGGTGACGTCGCTATAGAAGCACTGGTTGAGTTAGCTAAAATTTATGAGCATCGTCTCAAAGATGTTCATCAAGCACTTCTATATACTGAGCTAGCCTCGGAGAAGTGGAATCAACTCAGGGGAATGACGAAAAAAACGTCGAAGGAAGCGCTTGAAAAAAGACTTCTTAGATTAAAAAATAAATCAGCTAAAGGATAG